The Anolis carolinensis isolate JA03-04 chromosome 1, rAnoCar3.1.pri, whole genome shotgun sequence genome window below encodes:
- the baat gene encoding bile acid-CoA:amino acid N-acyltransferase, protein MVHLSVTPVSSLADAPVWIYASGLVPSQTVTLHASLTDERGVQFESRAFYQANDAGEVDLKKMPALGGDYTGVWPMGLLASLKANNKKFHRLMKRDVMGSPFHIQISLFGPFKILTSPTDVPLATCTVERWYVAPGVERFQIKTGRVRGALFVPPGPGPFPGVIDLFGGSGGLFEFRASLLASKGFVVLALAYFAYDDLPQSLTEVNLEYFQEASILLLNHTKVRGPGLGVIGLSKGAEIALAMATFLPQIVAAVCINGATYMNGAPLCFRDVHIPAIPYSSERIVITEMEGMATLHVWGDPHDKGHQASAIPVEKALGPVLFVVGEDDESLKSKLYAEIAIARAKKNGKNNCTLLSYPGAGHLIELPGSPHCYISPMQKSPLPIQWGGKTEPHAKAQEHSWKEIQKFLELHLGPPESSNL, encoded by the exons ATGGTCCACCTCAGCGTCACCCCTGTAAGCTCACTTGCAGATGCCCCTGTGTGGATTTATGCCTCTGGCCTTGTTCCCTCTCAGACTGTGACCCTGCATGCATCGCTGACAGATGAAAGGGGagtgcagtttgaatccagagcCTTCTACCAGGCAAATGATGCTGGGGAGGTAGATCTGAAGAAGATGCCTGCTCTGGGGGGTGACTATACTGGAGTGTGGCCCATGGGCCTCTTGGCCTCTTTGAAGGCTAATAATAAGAAGTTCCACCGACTGATGAAACGGGATGTGATGGGAAGCCCTTTCCATATCCAGATCAGTCTCTTTGGCCCTTTTAAGATTCTGACTTCACCGACCGATGTACCACTTGCAACCTGTACAGTGGAGAGGTGGTATGTGGCGCCTGGAGTGGAGCGCTTCCAGATCAAGACTGGGCGAGTTCGGGGGGCCCTTTTTGTGCCTCCAG GGCCTGGTCCATTTCCAGGGGTGATTGACCTGTTTGGTGGGAGCGGGGGTCTCTTTGAATTCCGAGCTAGCCTGCTGGCTAGTAAAGGCTTTGTTGTTCTGGCCCTGGCTTACTTTGCCTATGATGACCTGCCACAGAGCCTGACAGAAGTGAACCTTGAATATTTTCAGGAAGCATCAATATTGCTCTTAAACCATACTAAG GTAAGAGGCCCAGGACTTGGAGTCATTGGTTTGTCCAAAGGAGCAGAAATCGCATTAGCCATGGCTACTTTCTTACCACAAATAGTGGCTGCAGTGTGCATCAATGGGGCCACATATATGAATGGTGCACCACTCTGTTTTCGTGATGTCCATATTCCTGCCATTCCTTATTCTTCGGAGAGGATTGTCATCACTGAGATGGAAGGAATGGCCACTCTACATGTTTGGGGAGATCCTCATGACAAAGGACACCAAGCCTCTGCTATCCCTGTGGAGAAAGCTCTGGGGCCGGTGCTCTTTGTGGTTGGTGAAGATGATGAAAGCCTAAAGAGCAAGTTGTATGCTGAGATAGCCATAGCCAGAGcaaagaagaatgggaaaaataattGTACCCTGTTGTCTTATCCAGGGGCTGGGCACCTCATAGAACTCCCTGGATCCCCACATTGCTACATCTCCCCAATGCAGAAATCACCTCTCCCCATACAGTGGGGAGGCAAAACAGAGCCCCATGCCAAAGCCCAGGAGCACTCCTGGAAAGAGATCCAGAAATTCCTTGAACTTCATCTTGGCCCACCTGAAAGTAGCAATTTGTGA